The Solibacillus daqui genome has a segment encoding these proteins:
- a CDS encoding aminotransferase class I/II-fold pyridoxal phosphate-dependent enzyme → MSKRLETALIHGAIREGYADKKGAVNVPVYLSSTFHQESIDEFGEFDYARSGNPTRAALEKAIAELEGGNSGFAFSTGMAAVSACFMILSAGDHIVITEDVYGGTYRFVTKVLPRYGITHTFVDFTDVEAVKAAVTPETKLIYMETPSNPTLGITDIRAVVDIANQHGAMTFLDNTFMTPLHQRPLDLGVDVVIHSATKFLSGHSDILAGLVVTKDEELGNQIYFIQNSFGSVLGVQDSFTLIQNMKTTAVRFNEQTRVAGRIAEFLEQQPLVEKVYYPGLASHPGAAIHNGQSTSAGAVLSFSLPSYAVAKDFVDAMQIPVFAVSLGGVESILSYPAKMSHAAMEPEERAKRGITDGLLRFSVGLENEDDLLEDFAQALAFASNVAVK, encoded by the coding sequence ATGAGTAAACGTCTTGAAACTGCGCTAATACATGGGGCAATTCGTGAAGGCTATGCCGATAAAAAAGGTGCCGTTAATGTTCCTGTTTATTTAAGCTCGACTTTCCATCAAGAATCGATCGATGAATTTGGTGAATTTGATTACGCACGTTCAGGTAATCCAACACGTGCAGCACTTGAAAAGGCTATTGCCGAACTAGAAGGTGGAAATAGTGGCTTTGCATTTTCTACTGGTATGGCGGCTGTATCAGCATGCTTTATGATATTATCTGCAGGTGATCATATTGTCATTACAGAAGATGTTTATGGTGGTACCTATCGCTTCGTTACAAAAGTATTACCTCGCTACGGCATTACACACACATTTGTAGATTTTACTGATGTCGAAGCGGTAAAAGCTGCAGTAACGCCCGAAACAAAGCTCATTTATATGGAAACGCCTTCTAACCCTACACTAGGAATTACCGATATTCGCGCTGTTGTTGACATTGCTAATCAACACGGTGCCATGACGTTTTTAGATAATACCTTTATGACACCACTACACCAGCGTCCACTTGATTTAGGGGTCGATGTTGTCATTCACTCGGCTACGAAGTTTTTATCGGGGCATTCGGATATTTTAGCGGGCTTAGTTGTTACGAAGGATGAGGAGTTAGGCAATCAAATATACTTCATTCAAAACTCATTTGGTTCCGTATTAGGTGTGCAAGATAGTTTTACATTAATTCAAAACATGAAAACAACGGCGGTACGTTTCAACGAGCAAACACGCGTTGCCGGACGTATTGCTGAATTTTTAGAGCAGCAGCCACTTGTTGAAAAGGTGTATTATCCAGGGTTAGCATCACATCCGGGTGCTGCTATTCACAATGGTCAATCCACTTCAGCTGGTGCCGTTTTATCATTTAGTTTACCGAGCTATGCGGTCGCGAAAGATTTTGTTGATGCGATGCAAATCCCAGTATTCGCGGTAAGTCTTGGCGGTGTGGAATCGATCTTATCGTACCCTGCAAAAATGAGTCACGCAGCAATGGAACCAGAAGAACGCGCAAAACGTGGCATTACAGACGGTTTACTTCGCTTTTCAGTTGGTTTAGAAAACGAAGATGATTTACTCGAAGATTTTGCACAAGCACTAGCTTTCGCTAGTAATGTGGCAGTAAAATAA
- a CDS encoding methionine biosynthesis PLP-dependent protein translates to MSQRSIETKLVQLGNLSDAKTGAVNPPIYLSTAYKHEGIGESTGFDYTRTKNPTRTILEQGIADLEGGDQGFACSSGMAAVQLVMSLFKPNDELIVPEDLYGGTYRLFKTFAENYNIKPVYNAFTNVEEVESLITENTKALFIETPTNPLMQEIDLVAFATLAKKHNLLLIVDNTFYTPYLQRPIELGADIVLHSATKYIGGHNDVLAGLVVAKGEALCEKLAFYHNGIGMVLAPMDSWLLIRGLKTLHLRLKQHDANAKKVAAFLNNEALVTDVLYTGKGGMLSFRVKDAAMVNPFLKAINLITFAESLGGVESFITYPATQTHADMPYEERVARGVCDRLLRFSVGIEEAEDLIADLQQVFDKLRGEFA, encoded by the coding sequence ATGTCACAACGTTCTATCGAAACAAAGCTTGTTCAACTTGGAAATTTATCAGATGCAAAAACAGGTGCAGTCAATCCCCCTATTTATCTGTCAACTGCCTATAAGCACGAGGGTATTGGTGAATCTACAGGATTTGACTATACACGTACGAAAAACCCAACACGTACCATATTAGAACAAGGCATCGCAGATTTAGAAGGCGGCGACCAAGGTTTTGCCTGTAGCTCTGGTATGGCAGCTGTCCAGCTTGTCATGTCATTATTCAAGCCAAATGACGAATTGATCGTTCCTGAAGACTTATATGGCGGGACTTATCGTTTGTTTAAAACGTTTGCAGAAAACTATAACATAAAGCCGGTTTATAATGCTTTTACTAATGTCGAAGAAGTTGAAAGCTTAATTACGGAAAACACAAAAGCACTATTCATCGAAACACCAACGAACCCATTAATGCAGGAAATTGATTTAGTGGCATTTGCAACACTTGCAAAAAAGCACAACTTACTTTTAATCGTAGATAATACATTTTACACACCATACTTGCAACGTCCAATTGAGCTAGGTGCTGATATTGTGCTACATAGTGCTACTAAATATATTGGTGGACACAATGATGTATTAGCAGGATTAGTTGTTGCCAAAGGTGAAGCACTATGTGAAAAATTAGCATTCTACCATAATGGGATTGGTATGGTGTTAGCGCCAATGGATTCTTGGTTATTAATTCGCGGGTTAAAAACACTGCACTTACGATTAAAGCAACATGATGCCAACGCGAAAAAAGTAGCGGCATTTTTAAACAATGAAGCACTTGTTACAGATGTTTTATACACAGGTAAAGGTGGCATGCTGTCATTCCGAGTAAAAGATGCGGCAATGGTTAATCCATTCTTAAAGGCAATAAACCTAATTACATTCGCAGAAAGCTTAGGCGGTGTCGAAAGCTTTATTACATACCCTGCAACGCAAACACATGCGGATATGCCATATGAGGAGCGCGTAGCCCGTGGTGTTTGTGACCGTCTACTACGCTTCTCTGTTGGAATTGAAGAAGCTGAAGATTTAATTGCCGATTTACAGCAAGTATTCGACAAATTACGAGGTGAATTTGCATGA
- a CDS encoding MarR family winged helix-turn-helix transcriptional regulator: MKNNTLGTLIWLRMMRFTHQSNLLSNEFLKQYDLTTAQFDVLLQISIAQPITQSELAKNVTVTEGGISRMLTRLEQDELITRTQQWKTKHISLTEKGKLLLTNAMDAQIQFQSSFFDDVLTRDEQKQLYNLVSRVEKNSQKH, encoded by the coding sequence TTGAAAAATAATACGCTCGGCACACTCATTTGGTTACGTATGATGCGGTTTACACACCAAAGCAATTTATTATCAAACGAATTTTTAAAGCAATACGATTTGACGACCGCACAATTTGATGTGCTGCTCCAAATTTCAATTGCCCAGCCGATTACACAAAGTGAACTTGCAAAAAATGTAACGGTTACAGAAGGTGGTATTTCCCGTATGCTGACACGTCTAGAACAGGATGAACTTATTACCCGAACGCAGCAATGGAAAACAAAACACATTTCACTAACTGAAAAAGGCAAACTATTATTAACAAACGCAATGGATGCACAAATTCAATTTCAATCATCGTTTTTTGATGATGTATTAACAAGAGATGAACAAAAACAGCTATATAATTTAGTATCACGCGTTGAAAAAAACAGTCAAAAACATTAG
- a CDS encoding GlsB/YeaQ/YmgE family stress response membrane protein yields the protein MMSFIWFLIIGGILGWLAGVILGKDVPGGIIGNIVAGVIGSWIGSMVLGNWGWKVSDFYVFPALIGAIVLIFIVSFIMKSMRKAT from the coding sequence ATGATGAGTTTCATTTGGTTTTTAATCATCGGAGGTATTCTTGGATGGTTAGCAGGTGTTATTTTAGGTAAAGACGTTCCAGGTGGAATTATTGGTAATATCGTTGCTGGTGTTATTGGTTCTTGGATAGGTAGTATGGTTTTAGGTAACTGGGGTTGGAAAGTATCTGACTTCTATGTTTTCCCAGCATTAATTGGTGCAATCGTATTGATTTTCATCGTAAGCTTTATCATGAAATCCATGCGTAAAGCAACATAG
- a CDS encoding D-arabinono-1,4-lactone oxidase — protein MFSLNKWKNGQKWKNWSENYVAYPSMYYAPHTIEEVCKIVKEHVVLKRTIRVTGAAHSFSPIALPEQSALSLHNMRGLIAVNKEQQTATFWAGTFLYEVGSMLAQYGFALSNMGDIQQQTLAGAISTGTHGTGIELGSFSSMVTSWGFVNGEGDYIEHERGNDALSESLHVSVGMLGILVKVTLKVVPLYSLAYTSERSNFYSEVSQFQQTIRDYRNAEWFYFPGSDYIQVKKMQSVAPVNQPKLEKFVDQVKIQALENGVFYIASEFCKFVPKASLKVSKLTSKVVGEEQRTGKSYEIYPSPRHVKFVETEYAVALSQAEACLEEVHAMFNKKKFDVHFPIEIRTTAGEVGYLSPTQGQESAFIAFHMYKGMNEGPFFDWVHETMQKYNGRPHWGKMNRYNKDNIDTYYVNAPNFNEIRKQQDPQDVFLTHYFRNIFPKQ, from the coding sequence ATGTTTTCTTTAAACAAATGGAAAAATGGGCAAAAATGGAAGAACTGGTCTGAAAACTATGTGGCGTATCCGAGCATGTATTACGCACCACATACAATTGAGGAAGTATGCAAAATCGTCAAGGAACATGTGGTTTTAAAACGGACGATTCGTGTAACAGGGGCAGCGCATTCATTTAGTCCGATTGCTTTACCGGAACAATCTGCACTGTCACTACATAATATGCGCGGGCTCATTGCAGTTAATAAAGAACAACAAACCGCTACATTTTGGGCGGGAACTTTTTTATATGAAGTAGGCTCGATGTTAGCGCAGTATGGATTTGCACTGAGCAATATGGGCGATATACAACAGCAAACGTTGGCAGGTGCGATATCGACAGGTACACATGGAACAGGTATTGAATTAGGCTCCTTTTCTTCAATGGTAACAAGTTGGGGATTTGTAAATGGAGAAGGAGATTACATTGAGCATGAACGCGGCAATGATGCGCTTTCCGAAAGTTTGCATGTATCGGTTGGTATGCTTGGAATATTAGTGAAAGTAACATTAAAGGTTGTGCCACTTTATAGTTTGGCCTACACGTCTGAGCGTAGCAATTTTTATAGCGAGGTGTCCCAGTTCCAACAAACGATTCGAGATTATCGAAATGCGGAGTGGTTTTACTTCCCAGGAAGTGATTATATCCAAGTGAAAAAAATGCAGTCGGTTGCACCGGTAAATCAACCAAAGCTAGAAAAGTTCGTTGATCAAGTAAAGATACAAGCATTAGAAAATGGCGTGTTTTATATAGCCTCTGAATTTTGCAAGTTTGTTCCAAAAGCAAGTTTAAAGGTGAGTAAGTTGACTTCAAAAGTGGTCGGGGAAGAACAGCGAACGGGGAAAAGCTATGAAATTTATCCGTCACCAAGACATGTGAAGTTTGTCGAGACCGAATATGCCGTAGCGTTGTCACAGGCTGAAGCATGTTTAGAAGAAGTACATGCAATGTTTAACAAGAAAAAGTTTGACGTGCATTTTCCAATTGAAATTCGAACAACAGCCGGAGAAGTGGGCTATTTAAGTCCAACGCAAGGGCAAGAGAGTGCGTTTATTGCGTTTCATATGTACAAAGGCATGAACGAAGGCCCATTTTTTGATTGGGTACACGAAACGATGCAAAAATATAACGGTCGTCCACACTGGGGTAAAATGAATCGCTACAACAAGGACAACATCGATACGTATTATGTGAATGCACCAAATTTCAATGAAATTCGGAAGCAGCAAGATCCACAAGACGTTTTTTTAACACATTATTTCCGAAATATCTTTCCCAAGCAGTAG
- a CDS encoding cysteine hydrolase family protein, protein MGNKALIVIDYTYDFVATDGKLTCGQPGQAIEQKIASLIEQFVQEKQYVFFANDLHQENDPFHPETKLFPPHNIEGTHGRELYGTVKDMYEKYLHDVISFDKNRYSAFAGTNLDILLRERNVNEVVLVGVCTDICVLHTAVDSYNLGYNITVYKDAVASFNKIGHEWVISHFESSLGANII, encoded by the coding sequence ATGGGAAACAAAGCATTGATTGTCATTGATTACACTTATGATTTCGTCGCAACAGACGGGAAACTAACTTGTGGACAACCCGGTCAAGCAATTGAACAGAAAATTGCATCTTTAATCGAACAATTTGTTCAAGAAAAACAATATGTCTTTTTCGCAAATGATTTGCATCAAGAAAATGATCCGTTTCACCCTGAGACAAAGCTTTTCCCTCCGCATAATATTGAAGGCACACACGGACGTGAGCTATACGGTACAGTAAAGGACATGTATGAAAAATATCTACACGATGTCATTTCATTTGATAAAAATCGTTATAGTGCATTTGCTGGAACAAATTTAGATATATTGCTGCGTGAGCGAAATGTAAACGAAGTTGTATTAGTTGGCGTATGTACCGATATTTGCGTACTACATACTGCAGTTGACAGTTATAACTTAGGTTACAACATAACTGTATATAAAGATGCAGTTGCAAGTTTTAATAAAATTGGACATGAATGGGTAATTAGTCATTTTGAATCATCTTTAGGTGCAAATATCATATAA
- the ilvD gene encoding dihydroxy-acid dehydratase, with protein MRSDMIKLGVDRAPHRSLLYATGKVKAKDLEKPFIGVCNSYIDIIPGHVHLREFADVVKEAIIEAGGIPFEFNTIGVDDGIAMGHIGMRYSLPSREIIADAAETVINAHWLDGVFYIPNCDKITPGMLMAAVRTNVPSVFVSGGPMEAGISATGKTLSLTSVFEGVGAHKAGTMTAEELLDIENNACPTCGSCSGMFTANSMNCLMEMLGLALPGNGTIVATSEKRKELIYEAAKHLVRMIKEDVKPRDIVTKAAIDDAFALDMAMGGSTNTVLHTLAIANEAEIDYNIEDINKVAERVPYLAKIMPASDISMDDIAKAGGVQAIINELTKIPGAIHPDRPTVAGVTMRELVKDYEISNDKVIRTKDNPYSPVGGLSVLFGNIAPEGSVIKVGAVDPSIKTFAGEAIVFNSQEEAQQAIDEGVVREGHVVVIRYEGPKGGPGMPEMLAPTSAIQGRGLGTKVALITDGRFSGASRGISIGHISPEAAEGGPIALVNNGDIIEIDLPSRKINLIVSDEELAKRHESLQPFEPKIKRGWLARYSALVTNASKGGVMKI; from the coding sequence ATGAGAAGTGATATGATTAAACTTGGGGTTGACCGAGCTCCACACCGTAGTCTTTTATACGCTACTGGTAAAGTAAAGGCGAAAGATTTAGAAAAGCCGTTTATCGGTGTTTGTAACTCTTACATTGATATTATTCCTGGACATGTTCACTTGCGAGAGTTTGCGGACGTTGTTAAGGAAGCCATTATAGAAGCGGGTGGGATTCCATTTGAATTCAACACAATTGGAGTAGATGACGGTATTGCGATGGGTCACATTGGAATGCGTTACTCATTACCATCACGCGAAATTATTGCAGATGCAGCCGAAACAGTTATTAACGCACACTGGCTTGACGGTGTGTTCTACATTCCAAACTGTGACAAGATCACTCCAGGAATGTTAATGGCAGCGGTTCGTACAAACGTACCATCTGTATTTGTATCAGGCGGTCCAATGGAGGCAGGTATATCGGCAACGGGTAAAACACTTTCTTTAACAAGTGTATTTGAAGGGGTTGGAGCTCACAAAGCCGGAACGATGACTGCAGAGGAATTACTTGATATTGAAAACAATGCATGTCCGACATGTGGTTCTTGCTCAGGGATGTTCACAGCGAACTCCATGAACTGTTTAATGGAAATGTTAGGTTTAGCATTACCAGGTAACGGTACCATTGTCGCGACGAGTGAAAAACGTAAAGAACTAATCTACGAAGCAGCAAAACATTTGGTGCGCATGATTAAAGAAGACGTAAAACCACGCGACATCGTAACAAAAGCAGCAATTGATGATGCATTTGCTCTAGACATGGCGATGGGTGGCTCTACAAACACTGTATTACACACATTAGCGATTGCAAATGAAGCAGAGATTGATTATAACATTGAAGATATTAACAAAGTTGCAGAGCGCGTACCGTACTTAGCGAAAATTATGCCAGCATCAGATATTTCGATGGATGACATTGCAAAAGCGGGCGGCGTGCAAGCAATTATTAATGAATTAACAAAAATTCCAGGTGCGATTCACCCAGACCGTCCTACTGTAGCTGGTGTAACAATGCGTGAACTTGTCAAAGATTATGAAATCTCGAACGACAAAGTCATTCGCACAAAGGATAACCCATATAGCCCGGTAGGTGGTTTATCAGTATTATTCGGTAACATCGCACCTGAAGGGTCAGTTATTAAAGTAGGTGCAGTTGATCCTTCAATTAAGACGTTTGCAGGCGAGGCTATCGTCTTCAATTCACAAGAAGAAGCACAACAGGCAATTGACGAAGGTGTTGTTCGTGAAGGACATGTCGTAGTTATCCGCTATGAAGGGCCAAAAGGTGGACCGGGAATGCCTGAAATGCTTGCTCCAACGTCAGCGATTCAAGGTCGCGGGTTAGGAACGAAAGTCGCATTAATTACTGACGGACGATTTTCAGGGGCATCAAGAGGGATTTCAATCGGTCATATTTCTCCAGAAGCAGCTGAAGGCGGTCCAATCGCCTTAGTCAATAACGGAGACATAATCGAGATTGACTTACCGAGTCGTAAAATAAATTTAATCGTTTCCGACGAAGAATTAGCAAAGCGTCATGAAAGTTTACAACCATTTGAACCAAAAATTAAACGCGGCTGGTTAGCTCGTTACTCAGCATTGGTAACGAATGCTTCTAAAGGCGGCGTCATGAAAATCTAA
- a CDS encoding DUF4362 domain-containing protein has protein sequence MKKWLLLLGIMLLVACSDREPMNELKRVQLEKVNTPEEIQVFEQSELTFISEQLQKVKWEPNVKAEMARIEDIQLRLFIEREPNMPEYIITYRIWIEKNQSLTIISSDEKEGYGRLDSKKAEPFVKFLFEKIDSLKPVIDVHGKIENGEVFEQFVQQATDKAPTTVSITHYTIEGDPIYYRVDYDGTNFQLEIDKREDKFGSGGFENYTCQALADVHNGVIMEYYLAQCDDTEAKIHLLAMPFDTDKESFTKEHLPEMALTIGERAIAVQKGTYSWTLSTNNPAEMMTINADHAVPNQMVNVGNAVKVDKSASRNIQFEVEPSRVEYHVWNDEKMMGTYPSLKDIDTSEPFILEVFAYWGENYATYITAMQFE, from the coding sequence ATGAAAAAATGGTTGCTTCTGTTAGGTATTATGCTTTTAGTAGCATGCTCGGATAGGGAACCGATGAATGAACTTAAGCGCGTGCAATTAGAAAAAGTGAATACACCCGAAGAAATACAAGTTTTTGAACAGTCCGAGCTTACATTCATATCAGAACAATTACAAAAAGTGAAATGGGAACCAAATGTAAAAGCCGAGATGGCACGAATAGAGGATATACAATTACGATTATTTATTGAACGCGAGCCAAACATGCCCGAATATATTATTACCTACCGCATCTGGATTGAAAAAAATCAGTCCCTTACAATCATTAGTTCGGATGAAAAGGAAGGTTACGGACGACTAGATTCCAAAAAAGCCGAGCCCTTTGTGAAATTTTTATTTGAGAAAATTGATTCATTAAAGCCGGTTATTGATGTGCATGGAAAAATCGAAAATGGTGAAGTGTTTGAGCAATTTGTTCAGCAGGCGACAGACAAAGCCCCGACAACCGTCTCGATTACCCATTACACAATTGAAGGCGATCCGATTTATTACCGTGTCGATTACGATGGCACGAATTTTCAATTAGAAATCGATAAGCGTGAAGATAAGTTTGGTAGTGGTGGGTTTGAAAATTATACATGTCAAGCGTTGGCTGATGTGCATAACGGAGTAATCATGGAATATTACTTAGCGCAATGTGATGATACTGAAGCAAAAATTCATTTACTTGCAATGCCGTTCGATACTGACAAGGAATCATTTACAAAAGAGCATCTTCCTGAAATGGCACTTACAATCGGTGAAAGGGCTATAGCTGTTCAAAAGGGAACGTATTCTTGGACATTGTCAACAAATAATCCGGCAGAAATGATGACTATAAATGCAGACCATGCCGTACCCAATCAAATGGTCAATGTAGGGAATGCAGTAAAGGTGGATAAATCTGCTTCACGAAACATCCAATTTGAAGTGGAGCCGAGCCGCGTAGAATACCATGTGTGGAATGATGAAAAAATGATGGGCACATATCCATCACTAAAAGACATTGATACATCCGAGCCATTTATTTTAGAAGTTTTTGCGTATTGGGGCGAAAACTACGCAACCTATATAACCGCAATGCAATTTGAATAG
- a CDS encoding alanine racemase, whose amino-acid sequence MEHYNEAFKNLEHPFAWLDLDALNQNIEYVNNSCGNKQVRIATKSIRSVAVLEYIAKRLNNFAGFMTFTASESLFLFEKGFDNLLIGYPVYEEHAIMKLAEWIKKGKSLTFMVDHVQQASLLNAIARKMDVTLQICIDINVSTDFKVLYFGSKRSPITNFEKLDELLKQVQTFPYINVNAVMAYDAQIAGVADQTTTYFGAKGALIRTLKKQSLKKITALRRLAVSYVKSSYNISFVNAGGSGSMKWCSKQWDVTEITVGSAFFAPKLFDHYANLQLTPAVGFALRVTRQFSDDIAVCHGGGYSASGAAGIDRLPAFFEPECFSLLTLEGAGEVQTPVHVKEGKVAIGDTIYMRHAKAGELCERFNVLHTIEGGTYKGSFKTYRGEGQCFL is encoded by the coding sequence ATGGAGCATTACAATGAAGCATTTAAAAACTTGGAGCATCCGTTTGCGTGGTTGGATTTAGATGCGCTCAATCAAAATATCGAGTACGTCAACAATAGCTGTGGTAATAAACAGGTACGTATCGCGACAAAATCGATTCGTTCGGTTGCTGTACTCGAGTATATTGCAAAGCGCCTTAATAATTTCGCCGGTTTCATGACATTTACTGCAAGTGAATCATTATTTTTATTTGAAAAGGGTTTTGATAATTTACTTATCGGTTACCCGGTTTATGAAGAACACGCCATTATGAAGCTTGCGGAATGGATAAAAAAGGGGAAGTCACTGACATTTATGGTCGACCATGTGCAGCAAGCGTCTCTATTAAATGCAATTGCACGAAAAATGGACGTGACATTGCAAATTTGTATTGATATTAATGTTTCGACTGATTTCAAAGTGCTGTATTTCGGCTCTAAGCGTTCGCCGATTACTAATTTTGAAAAATTAGATGAACTATTAAAACAAGTACAAACATTCCCGTATATTAACGTAAACGCGGTTATGGCCTATGATGCACAAATTGCAGGGGTTGCCGATCAAACGACGACTTATTTTGGTGCAAAAGGTGCGCTTATTCGCACATTAAAAAAACAATCATTGAAAAAGATTACAGCACTACGTCGGCTTGCTGTTTCGTATGTGAAAAGCAGTTATAATATTTCATTTGTGAATGCGGGTGGCTCAGGAAGCATGAAATGGTGCAGCAAGCAATGGGATGTCACAGAGATTACAGTAGGCTCAGCATTTTTTGCTCCGAAGCTATTTGATCACTATGCAAACTTGCAATTGACTCCAGCTGTTGGCTTTGCGTTACGTGTGACACGCCAATTTTCTGATGACATTGCTGTTTGTCATGGTGGAGGTTATAGTGCATCTGGTGCTGCTGGAATCGACCGTCTACCCGCATTTTTTGAGCCGGAATGCTTTAGTCTTCTAACATTAGAAGGTGCTGGCGAGGTACAAACACCAGTACATGTGAAAGAGGGGAAAGTGGCGATTGGCGATACGATTTATATGCGTCATGCAAAAGCTGGTGAACTATGTGAGCGATTCAATGTGCTCCATACTATTGAAGGTGGGACATACAAAGGATCATTCAAAACATATCGGGGGGAAGGGCAATGTTTTCTTTAA
- the mscL gene encoding large conductance mechanosensitive channel protein MscL — MWKDFKAFAMKGNVIDLAVAVVIGAAFGKIVTSLVENIIMPLVGMLTGGIDLTKKWTFGSGDAQVALGVFVQSIIDFFIIAFAIFMALRLITKLNRKKEEAVVEEPTPEVDVKEELLKEIRDLLKQQQSK; from the coding sequence ATGTGGAAAGATTTTAAAGCATTTGCGATGAAGGGGAATGTAATCGATTTAGCAGTAGCAGTTGTTATTGGGGCTGCATTCGGTAAAATTGTTACTTCATTAGTAGAAAATATTATTATGCCTTTAGTTGGTATGCTAACAGGTGGCATTGACTTAACAAAAAAATGGACATTTGGTTCAGGTGATGCACAGGTGGCACTTGGTGTATTTGTTCAATCGATCATTGATTTCTTCATTATTGCTTTTGCAATCTTTATGGCATTGCGTTTAATTACAAAATTAAATCGCAAGAAGGAAGAAGCAGTTGTAGAAGAGCCGACACCTGAGGTAGATGTGAAAGAAGAATTACTAAAAGAGATTCGCGACTTATTAAAGCAACAACAATCAAAATAA
- a CDS encoding lytic transglycosylase domain-containing protein: MAIKKQKKPILSPNVKLFLIVLLIPIALTIYIFAYFSWQQIRELPFMEHFAEKSVYQQIQEQFDLAIPIEYIPVYVAAEEEYGVPWTLLAAHHRVETRFSTMKTLVSPVGAEGHLQFMPCTFVGWKHPSCKGLGQGEIPEKDKTNPNIIKKYGGYGVDANGDGVADPFDIEDAVFSAAKFLSLAGVKDGQFKKAIFQYNHSDEYVQDVLHFYNQYKEYDEQLKLVALKK; this comes from the coding sequence ATGGCTATAAAGAAACAAAAAAAACCAATATTATCACCGAATGTAAAGCTATTTTTAATTGTATTATTAATTCCGATTGCATTAACAATCTACATATTTGCCTATTTTAGTTGGCAGCAAATTCGTGAATTACCATTTATGGAGCACTTCGCTGAAAAGTCGGTGTACCAGCAAATTCAAGAGCAGTTCGATTTAGCGATTCCCATTGAATATATCCCGGTATATGTAGCGGCAGAGGAAGAATATGGCGTTCCTTGGACACTTTTAGCTGCACATCATCGCGTTGAAACACGTTTTTCAACAATGAAAACGCTTGTCTCACCAGTTGGGGCAGAAGGGCATTTGCAGTTTATGCCATGTACCTTTGTTGGCTGGAAACATCCATCATGCAAAGGGTTAGGTCAAGGTGAAATTCCTGAAAAAGATAAAACGAACCCAAATATTATCAAAAAATACGGGGGATATGGGGTAGATGCAAATGGTGATGGAGTAGCAGACCCATTTGATATTGAAGATGCCGTTTTTAGTGCGGCCAAATTTTTATCCCTTGCCGGCGTAAAGGACGGTCAATTTAAAAAGGCCATTTTCCAATACAACCATAGTGACGAATACGTTCAGGATGTATTACACTTTTACAACCAATATAAAGAATACGATGAGCAATTAAAATTAGTAGCACTCAAAAAATAA